The Paenibacillus sp. YPG26 genome includes a window with the following:
- a CDS encoding GHKL domain-containing protein — MMNKQDSRKKPTNVYLQMTLASLILVLILGSGTVVLSESTFINNPKSTLVLIAACVIYMNICILYFYRSLGNYYKQLERATTQKIAYEAELRFFKQLKHSQAKLYAMKHDLNNQYIVLMGMLNKGDVAGAEKYLESSMQKVEHLDYFFTNNYVLNYLLNEKKSIAESHGVTFNVKSFLSDKITLDTDIIAVVLGNLIDNALNAVLRLSNPQEKEISLLIKQFDNNLLIEITNMFDPTELGTRKNRQIKGIGIKNIKRIVEENGGIYRQWVQDRQYTVSILILNVYETEINLSPVH, encoded by the coding sequence ATGATGAATAAACAAGATTCAAGAAAGAAACCAACAAATGTATATCTTCAAATGACACTCGCGTCCCTAATTTTGGTATTGATTCTTGGTTCGGGTACGGTTGTATTATCTGAGAGCACCTTTATTAACAATCCAAAATCTACTTTAGTATTGATTGCGGCTTGTGTTATTTATATGAATATTTGCATCCTATATTTCTACAGATCCCTCGGTAACTATTACAAGCAGCTTGAGAGAGCCACCACGCAAAAAATTGCCTACGAGGCGGAGTTGAGGTTCTTCAAGCAGCTTAAGCATTCTCAAGCTAAACTCTATGCAATGAAACATGACCTGAACAATCAGTACATCGTTCTAATGGGGATGTTAAATAAGGGGGATGTTGCTGGGGCTGAGAAATATCTAGAGAGTTCGATGCAAAAAGTCGAACATCTTGATTATTTTTTCACAAATAATTATGTGCTGAACTACCTTCTTAATGAGAAGAAGTCGATTGCCGAGAGCCACGGCGTAACTTTTAACGTCAAATCTTTTCTCTCGGACAAAATAACCTTAGATACGGATATTATCGCTGTAGTGCTAGGTAATTTAATAGATAATGCCTTAAACGCAGTCTTACGTCTCTCTAACCCTCAAGAGAAAGAGATTTCACTTCTTATCAAACAATTTGATAATAACCTGCTTATCGAAATTACGAATATGTTCGATCCTACGGAGCTGGGAACTCGCAAAAATAGACAAATCAAGGGGATCGGGATTAAAAATATCAAAAGAATTGTTGAGGAGAATGGCGGCATTTATAGACAATGGGTTCAAGATCGTCAGTATACCGTTAGCATACTTATACTTAATGTATATGAAACAGAAATTAATCTCTCCCCCGTCCATTAA
- a CDS encoding LytTR family DNA-binding domain-containing protein: protein MVIRVAICDDVPDLAKTIEDLMLDYDSSLFEIDIFYSPFRLIEYLEAHTYDLFVLDIEFPDLSGIEIAETIRRHNTSCPIIFITSFKEYMEKAFKVNTFDYILKPVTKASLYPALDRAIKYLDLDSSKFMFTFNKVFYSLSFSEIIYFEKNKRSVLIHTPSGTYETILPTKTLLSKINEHFVQVHTSYIVNIRHVKQISHNTIIARLSGKDTVEIPISRKYIDHARTQILMKLRDFI from the coding sequence GTGGTTATTAGAGTTGCTATTTGTGATGATGTACCTGATCTAGCAAAAACGATCGAAGATTTAATGTTAGACTATGACTCTTCGCTATTTGAGATTGATATATTCTACAGTCCATTCCGACTGATTGAATATCTTGAAGCACATACATATGATTTGTTTGTCTTGGATATTGAGTTTCCCGATTTATCCGGAATAGAGATTGCGGAGACCATCAGACGGCATAACACTTCTTGTCCAATTATCTTCATCACGAGCTTCAAAGAGTATATGGAGAAGGCTTTTAAGGTTAACACGTTTGATTACATTTTGAAGCCAGTAACCAAAGCCTCCTTGTATCCAGCCCTGGATCGCGCGATTAAATATCTGGATTTGGATTCTTCCAAATTCATGTTCACCTTCAACAAGGTTTTTTACAGCTTATCTTTTAGTGAAATTATTTACTTTGAGAAAAATAAACGAAGTGTGCTTATTCATACACCCTCGGGAACCTATGAGACGATACTTCCGACAAAAACCCTTTTATCCAAGATTAATGAGCATTTTGTGCAGGTTCACACCTCATATATCGTTAATATTAGACATGTGAAGCAGATCAGCCATAATACCATTATTGCCCGCTTAAGTGGGAAGGACACTGTGGAAATACCCATAAGTCGTAAATACATTGACCATGCCCGAACACAAATTTTAATGAAACTAAGGGACTTCATATGA